Proteins encoded within one genomic window of Pseudorasbora parva isolate DD20220531a chromosome 3, ASM2467924v1, whole genome shotgun sequence:
- the thy1 gene encoding thy-1 membrane glycoprotein — MQMSTVVRMMFCTAFATFFLLGVATGQNSLQISSCLTKDQNLQMYCRFTASDPKVLNTCFYMTDNKLIGSTNTSSLPDSTFKNRANVSLSDTTCELYLKGFSDDKPKNYTCYFKQKDMQVSASATVEKSKLQTCSAWCVVQHSGAALLLAFLTFPLLSELL, encoded by the exons ATGCAGATGTCTACTGTGGTCAGGATGATGTTTTGTACTGCATTTGCCACTTTCTTTCTGTTAG GTGTTGCTACTGGACAGAATTCCCTTCAGATTTCATCCTGCTTGACAAAGGACCAAAACCTGCAGATGTATTGCCGTTTTACAGCTTCAGACCCCAAAGTCTTGAATACTTGCTTTTACATGACCGATAATAAGTTGATTGGCAGTACCAACACCAGCAGCCTCCCAGACAGCACCTTCAAGAACCGTGCCAATGTCTCCCTTTCTGATACCACATGTGAGCTGTATTTGAAGGGGTTCTCAGATGACAAACCCAAAAACTACACTTGTTACTTCAAACAGAAAGACATGCAAGTGTCAGCCTCTGCAACTGTGGAAAAGA gTAAGCTTCAGACCTGTTCTGCCTGGTGTGTTGTGCAGCACAGTGGAGCAGCACTCCTGCTAGCTTTCCTCACTTTCCCACTCTTGTCAGAGCTTCTTTGA
- the si:ch211-215c18.3 gene encoding uncharacterized protein si:ch211-215c18.3 — MKSYPSLAACFVLSCLLCMVSVVTGTNPYQKPGFLDFDSWFWNTPRGPQMFSCLTYLEKNLRVDCEFPETHKIPGPFCEFKQDGRLMGSTYPNTPVHMIPPIETRRRTNVSLVPPNICRLTWMPMSDDRAYTYTCRVYQGNTWKENSMAFHQRNLLVCSALSIFFHTGPWIIAVVTSIPISLGFLSA, encoded by the exons CATGTCTCTTATGTATGGTGAGTGTGGTCACTGGAACAAACCCATACCAGAAACCTGGCTTTTTGGATTTTGACTCCTGGTTCTGGAACACCCCTCGAGGGCCACAGATGTTCTCCTGCCTTACCTACTTGGAGAAGAACCTCCGTGTTGACTGTGAATTCCCAGAGACCCACAAGATCCCTGGGCCATTCTGCGAATTCAAACAGGATGGGCGACTGATGGGATCCACCTACCCAAACACCCCGGTCCACATGATCCCACCTATTGAGACCCGACGCCGAACCAATGTCTCCCTGGTGCCACCTAATATTTGTCGCCTAACCTGGATGCCTATGTCCGATGACCGGGCTTACACTTACACCTGCAGGGTTTATCAGGGTAACACCTGGAAGGAGAACAGCATGGCATTCCATCAAA GAAATCTTCTGGTGTGCTCTGCATTAAGCATCTTTTTCCACACTGGACCATGGATTATTGCAGTTGTGACATCAATTCCTATTTCTCTTGGGTTTCTGTCAGCATGA
- the usf1l gene encoding upstream transcription factor 1, like codes for MREQKGHDPEDSPILQDGVDETADDPMTITTIQPAAAFSTDQQIKYHLFKTEGTGGQVTYRVIHLADGQVEGQADGAAAVSVVTGFPTATHAATPPVTQAVISQSESLEGETSETQYYYPATISDTTAGTMVTNLHTADSVLTQPTPTGQLYVMMSPQDVLATTQQSKSGTPRVSRDDKRRAQHNEVERRRRDKINNWIVQLSKTIPDCNVDATKNGQSKGGILSKACDYIQELRQSNARLEEELNTVDRLRMDNQLLKQEMEEWKSKNQMIRNQLRQHGIVAASMDSQ; via the exons ATGAG AGAACAGAAAGGTCATGATCCTGAAGATTCTCCCATACTGCAGGATG GTGTTGATGAAACGGCAGATGACCCAATGACTATCACAACCATCCAGCCAGCTGCCGCATTTTCCACAGATCAGCAAATTAAGTATCATCTTTtcaaaacagaaggaacagggGGGCAG GTAACCTACCGGGTAATTCACTTGGCTGATGGGCAGGTAGAAGGACAGGCGGATGGGGCTGCAGCAGTCAGTGTGGTGACTGGGTTTCCAACGGCAACACATGCAGCAACACCACCTGTAACccag GCTGTAATCTCTCAGTCTGAGAGTCTAGAAGGAGAGACGTCTGAAACTCAATACTACTATCCTGCCACTATCTCTGACACAACTGCGGGTACCATGGTAACCAATCTTCACACAGCTGATTCGGTACTAACTCAGCCCACCCCTACAG GTCAGCTCTATGTAATGATGTCACCTCAGGATGTTCTAGCCACAACACAGCAGAG TAAGTCGGGAACACCACGCGTTTCCAGGGATGACAAGCGGAGGGCTCAACACAATGAAG TGGAACGCAGACGGAGGGACAAGATCAACAATTGGATTGTCCAGCTTTCCAAAACCATCCCCGACTGTAATGTGGATGCAACTAAAAACGGTCAA AGTAAAGGTGGGATCTTGTCGAAGGCATGTGACTATATCCAGGAACTCCGTCAGAGCAACGCACGACTCGAGGAGGAACTTAATACTGTGGATAGACTGAGGATGGACAATCAGCTTCTCAAACAAGAG atggaAGAGTGGAAATCAAAGAATCAGATGATCAGAAACCAGCTGAGACAGCACGGCATAGTGGCGGCATCAATGGACTCTCAGTGA